One Maribacter cobaltidurans genomic window carries:
- a CDS encoding SulP family inorganic anion transporter translates to MKRFLPFLDWASTYKKAYFSKDLIAGLTVGIVLVPQAMAYAMIAGLPPVYGLYTALIPVLAYVLLGTSRKVAMGPVAMDSLLVAAALGTFAISSISDYIAMVVVLIFIVGATQLLLGVFRMGFLVNFLSKPVISGFTSAAALIIIVSQLKHLLGIDMPNSNHFHEIIMLIGQHIAQTNPFDLGLGVLGILIIIGFKKWKKSFPAVLLVVLFGIFAVYFFGLDGYGMKLVGEVPKGLPSFAFPDITFQNFKNLWPMGMALALVGYLETISIGKAMEEKSGEETIDPNQELIALGASNIIGSFFQGYASTASFSRSAINHESGAQTNLAGFFSVILVVLTLLFLTPVFKYLPNTVLASIIMVSVFGLIDFSYAKYLWLDRKDEFVVLMFTFLITLFIGITQGIVVGVLLSLLLMVYRTSKPHFAELGNVKGSDYYKNIKRFDDEVIIRRDLLIIRFDSQLYFGNSAYFKRELLKQIKGKGPDLKAVILNAEAITYIDATAADVLSKLIHEIHEMGLQFYIAGAIGPMRDIIFTTNIIKELQKEFLFVRTQEAVDYFDNAHRLSPLGTRVAHENRRTR, encoded by the coding sequence GTGAAGCGTTTTCTACCCTTTTTGGATTGGGCGTCTACCTATAAGAAAGCCTATTTTTCAAAAGACCTCATAGCGGGGTTAACTGTGGGAATTGTATTGGTTCCACAGGCTATGGCATACGCCATGATTGCCGGCTTACCTCCGGTATATGGGCTTTACACCGCTTTGATTCCCGTTTTGGCCTATGTGTTGCTTGGAACTTCTAGAAAGGTGGCCATGGGTCCCGTGGCTATGGATTCTTTATTGGTGGCAGCAGCACTGGGAACTTTCGCCATATCCAGTATTTCGGATTATATCGCCATGGTGGTAGTACTGATTTTTATTGTCGGGGCTACCCAATTGTTACTTGGGGTGTTTAGAATGGGTTTTTTGGTCAATTTTTTGTCCAAGCCGGTAATTAGTGGTTTTACTTCGGCGGCAGCCCTCATCATTATAGTGAGCCAGCTAAAGCATTTACTTGGAATAGACATGCCCAATAGCAATCATTTTCATGAAATAATAATGCTGATTGGGCAACATATAGCCCAAACCAATCCCTTTGATTTGGGACTGGGGGTCTTGGGGATATTAATTATTATTGGCTTTAAAAAGTGGAAGAAAAGTTTTCCGGCAGTATTGTTGGTCGTTTTATTTGGGATTTTTGCTGTATATTTTTTTGGATTGGATGGCTATGGCATGAAATTGGTCGGTGAAGTTCCCAAGGGGTTGCCTTCCTTTGCCTTTCCCGATATCACCTTTCAAAACTTCAAAAATCTTTGGCCCATGGGGATGGCCCTGGCCTTAGTGGGGTACTTGGAGACCATATCCATTGGGAAGGCGATGGAGGAGAAAAGTGGTGAGGAAACCATAGATCCCAATCAGGAATTGATCGCCTTGGGGGCCTCCAATATAATAGGCTCCTTTTTTCAAGGATATGCATCAACGGCCAGTTTTTCGAGATCGGCCATAAATCATGAGTCGGGGGCCCAAACAAATTTGGCAGGATTCTTTAGTGTGATTCTTGTGGTCCTTACCTTGTTGTTTTTAACACCCGTATTTAAATACCTCCCCAATACGGTATTGGCCAGTATCATTATGGTCTCCGTTTTTGGGTTAATAGATTTTTCGTACGCCAAGTATCTCTGGTTGGATAGGAAGGATGAATTTGTGGTATTAATGTTTACTTTTTTAATCACCCTGTTTATAGGTATCACCCAGGGCATTGTAGTTGGGGTTCTCTTATCGCTTCTCTTAATGGTCTATCGCACCTCTAAGCCACATTTTGCGGAATTGGGCAATGTTAAGGGGTCTGACTATTATAAGAACATAAAACGTTTTGACGATGAGGTGATCATCAGGAGAGATCTTTTGATTATTCGGTTTGACTCGCAACTTTATTTTGGGAATTCCGCCTACTTTAAAAGAGAGTTGCTAAAGCAAATAAAGGGTAAAGGTCCAGATTTAAAGGCGGTAATCCTCAATGCCGAAGCCATTACCTATATCGATGCTACCGCAGCGGACGTTCTTTCAAAACTGATTCATGAAATCCATGAAATGGGGCTGCAATTTTATATTGCAGGAGCTATCGGACCTATGCGCGATATCATTTTCACTACCAATATCATCAAAGAACTTCAAAAGGAATTTTTGTTTGTCAGGACCCAGGAGGCTGTCGACTATTTTGATAATGCCCATCGATTATCCCCTTTAGGAACTAGGGTGGCCCATGAGAATAGAAGAACTAGATAA
- a CDS encoding TfoX/Sxy family protein — MAYSEYVVDRVRYRLKGAGVLEEKKMMGGYLFMVNGKMCIGVDMDKSTQQDRLMVRVGKLNYEELLEKEGSRKMDFTGRPMRGFLFIYPEGFDAEEDLDFWVEKALEFNKLLT, encoded by the coding sequence ATGGCTTACAGCGAATATGTAGTGGATCGGGTAAGGTATCGCTTAAAAGGAGCGGGAGTTCTTGAGGAGAAGAAAATGATGGGGGGCTATCTTTTTATGGTGAACGGTAAAATGTGTATTGGTGTTGATATGGACAAGTCTACCCAACAAGACCGACTCATGGTTCGCGTTGGCAAACTGAATTACGAGGAATTATTGGAGAAGGAGGGAAGCCGCAAGATGGATTTTACCGGAAGACCCATGCGTGGTTTTCTGTTCATTTATCCTGAGGGTTTTGATGCCGAGGAAGATCTGGATTTCTGGGTAGAAAAGGCCTTGGAATTTAATAAGCTACTGACCTGA
- a CDS encoding aldose 1-epimerase yields MTKLSLKNQEVQIDQGELISYQVDGHELIHQKGSPGWRSSDTEMFPIIGPTNKADFRVKTPKGMAIQDQHGLLREMEYELEEATETKAVFVKRYQADTRIKNSKFPEKSSEEFLSWPYDFTFLKSFHLNENGLEIDFEINGGEGMPYMLGYHPAFNLTTENPIIYTQEREITIPEVRAVGSRALQVPNQTSITLENQLHLTIKTEGFQHFMLWTEVSNMVCIEPITFYPYAVEQSNLDNGFKVLKGKKTEIFKVWLLPKK; encoded by the coding sequence ATGACGAAACTTTCCTTAAAAAATCAAGAAGTACAGATAGATCAAGGGGAATTAATAAGCTATCAAGTAGATGGTCATGAACTGATTCATCAAAAAGGGAGTCCGGGTTGGCGTAGTTCCGATACCGAGATGTTCCCGATCATTGGCCCAACAAATAAGGCCGATTTTAGGGTAAAGACTCCAAAGGGTATGGCTATTCAAGACCAGCACGGTTTGCTTAGGGAAATGGAATATGAGTTGGAGGAAGCTACAGAAACGAAGGCGGTTTTTGTAAAGCGATATCAAGCCGATACTAGAATAAAAAATTCCAAATTCCCGGAAAAGTCATCTGAAGAGTTTCTCTCTTGGCCCTACGATTTTACGTTCTTGAAATCCTTCCATTTAAATGAAAACGGACTGGAAATAGATTTTGAAATCAATGGCGGGGAAGGGATGCCCTATATGTTGGGTTATCATCCTGCCTTCAATCTGACCACCGAGAATCCCATAATTTACACCCAAGAACGGGAAATTACCATTCCGGAAGTTAGGGCCGTAGGTAGCAGGGCACTTCAGGTTCCGAATCAAACTTCGATTACATTGGAAAATCAATTGCACCTAACCATTAAAACAGAAGGTTTTCAACACTTTATGTTGTGGACCGAGGTTTCCAATATGGTCTGTATAGAACCCATAACTTTTTATCCCTATGCTGTGGAGCAGTCCAATTTGGATAATGGTTTCAAGGTTCTAAAAGGGAAAAAAACGGAAATTTTCAAAGTATGGTTATTGCCTAAAAAGTAA
- a CDS encoding ABC transporter permease — translation MNLEYFIAKRLITGKEHKISISAPIIKIAIAAISIGVVMMLIAIATGVGLKYKIREKVTAFNGHIQISNYDNNRSEVSVVPVSTKQDFYPRFKDVDGILHVQAVATKGGIIRTEDTFEGIIAKGVGPDYYWTPIHEFLVEGSIPDYSGELNSDVLISKITANRLKLGVGDSFFTFFLRDDDANKMPNQRKFNVVGIYDSGFEEIDNRYIFIDIRHIQQMNKWADDEVGNFEVFLDSFDDIDAKSDEIFGKTVSTLDTKTLKDKYYKIFEWIGLFDFNIALIIGIMIIVGGINMITALLVLILERTPMIGILKALGSTNWSIRKVFLYNAAYLIGIGLFWGNLIGLGFIFLQDKFRLFKFPNPEEYYIEYIPVHINLVTIVILNIGVLLLCLLMLLIPSYIITKITPVKAIRFD, via the coding sequence TTGAACTTAGAATATTTTATCGCCAAACGGCTTATTACGGGCAAGGAGCATAAAATTAGTATTTCCGCACCAATAATAAAAATAGCCATTGCCGCCATTTCAATTGGTGTTGTTATGATGTTGATAGCCATTGCCACAGGAGTTGGCTTAAAATATAAGATTAGGGAAAAGGTGACGGCCTTTAATGGCCATATTCAGATTTCCAATTATGACAACAATCGTTCGGAGGTTTCCGTGGTACCCGTATCCACAAAGCAGGATTTTTATCCCAGGTTCAAGGATGTTGATGGTATTTTGCACGTTCAGGCAGTGGCTACAAAAGGGGGGATCATCCGTACGGAGGATACTTTTGAAGGTATCATTGCTAAAGGTGTGGGTCCGGATTATTACTGGACGCCCATTCATGAGTTTTTGGTAGAAGGCTCCATCCCTGATTATTCCGGTGAATTGAATTCTGATGTGCTCATTTCTAAGATTACCGCCAATCGTTTAAAACTAGGCGTTGGAGATTCTTTCTTTACCTTTTTTCTGCGGGATGATGACGCTAATAAAATGCCAAACCAACGCAAGTTCAATGTTGTGGGTATTTATGACAGCGGCTTTGAGGAGATAGATAATCGATATATTTTTATTGATATCCGCCATATCCAACAAATGAACAAATGGGCCGATGATGAGGTGGGCAATTTTGAGGTCTTTTTGGATAGTTTTGATGATATCGATGCTAAAAGCGATGAGATTTTTGGTAAAACAGTCTCAACCTTGGATACCAAGACCCTAAAGGACAAGTATTATAAAATATTCGAATGGATAGGTCTGTTCGATTTTAATATAGCCCTAATCATTGGTATCATGATCATTGTAGGTGGTATCAACATGATTACCGCCCTTTTAGTTCTTATTTTGGAACGTACGCCCATGATTGGTATCCTTAAAGCTTTGGGCTCTACCAATTGGAGCATTCGTAAGGTTTTTTTGTACAATGCCGCATACCTTATCGGTATCGGGCTGTTTTGGGGAAATTTGATTGGTCTTGGTTTTATTTTTCTTCAGGATAAGTTTCGTCTGTTTAAATTTCCCAATCCAGAGGAATATTATATTGAATACATACCGGTTCATATTAATTTAGTGACGATAGTTATTTTGAATATTGGGGTTCTTTTGTTGTGTCTTTTGATGCTCTTGATTCCCTCTTATATCATTACAAAAATTACCCCGGTCAAGGCAATTCGATTCGATTGA
- a CDS encoding exo-beta-N-acetylmuramidase NamZ family protein, with translation MLFLYRFKNTLFLSLLICLSCGNSGRKNVDTAKTTMSKIAGKDTDSIQVAANRTEEYLPLLQGKAVGVVANQTSVIFKGNRYTHLVDSLLHLGIDVKKVFSPEHGFRGKADAGEKVDDGLDQETDLPIVSLYGKNRKPTSEQLRELDIVVFDIQDVGTRFYTYIATLQLIMEACAESNVPVLVLDRPNPNAYYVDGPTMQKEHSGFLGMNEIPLVYGMSIGEYANMINGEEWLEGGKRCNLTVIPLKNWTHDSFYHIPIRPSPNLPNDVSINLYPSLGLFEGTHVNAGRGTEYQFQRYGASFMDSTAYDFSYVPEPNFGSKYPKEEGKTCYGKDLSNTPRTNEVSLQWVLDAYNNTPDKSKFFITSGFTKHAGTPELQKQIEAGLTEAEIKKSWQPELEKFKKIRAKYLMYD, from the coding sequence ATGTTGTTTTTATACCGATTCAAAAATACCCTTTTTTTATCTCTTTTGATTTGCCTCTCGTGCGGAAACTCCGGAAGAAAAAATGTGGATACCGCTAAAACGACCATGTCAAAAATAGCAGGAAAGGATACCGATTCCATCCAAGTAGCCGCAAACAGAACCGAAGAATATCTTCCCCTATTGCAGGGAAAGGCAGTAGGAGTTGTGGCGAATCAAACTTCGGTCATTTTTAAGGGTAATCGTTATACCCACTTAGTGGATTCTCTGCTCCATCTAGGAATCGACGTTAAAAAAGTGTTTTCCCCTGAACATGGATTTAGGGGCAAGGCCGATGCCGGGGAGAAGGTGGATGATGGATTAGACCAAGAAACGGACCTACCCATTGTTTCCCTCTATGGAAAAAACAGAAAACCTACCTCTGAACAATTGAGGGAATTGGACATAGTGGTATTCGATATCCAAGATGTAGGTACCCGTTTTTACACCTATATCGCCACATTACAACTTATTATGGAAGCCTGTGCAGAAAGTAATGTTCCCGTTTTGGTGCTGGATAGACCAAACCCAAATGCCTATTATGTGGACGGCCCCACCATGCAAAAAGAACATTCCGGTTTTTTGGGTATGAACGAAATACCGTTGGTTTATGGGATGTCCATTGGTGAATATGCCAACATGATCAATGGTGAAGAATGGTTGGAAGGGGGCAAAAGATGTAATCTCACCGTAATTCCACTAAAAAACTGGACACACGACAGTTTTTATCATATCCCGATACGCCCGTCCCCCAATTTACCAAATGACGTTTCAATCAATCTGTACCCAAGTCTTGGCCTTTTTGAAGGCACCCATGTAAATGCAGGGCGTGGTACGGAATACCAGTTTCAGCGTTACGGCGCCTCTTTTATGGATTCCACGGCTTATGATTTTTCTTATGTACCCGAACCCAATTTTGGAAGTAAATACCCCAAGGAAGAAGGGAAAACATGTTATGGAAAAGACCTCTCCAACACCCCAAGGACAAATGAAGTCTCCCTGCAATGGGTCTTAGATGCCTATAATAATACGCCTGACAAAAGCAAATTCTTTATCACTTCCGGGTTTACCAAGCATGCAGGCACGCCTGAACTTCAAAAACAAATTGAGGCCGGACTTACAGAAGCGGAAATAAAAAAATCCTGGCAGCCGGAACTAGAAAAATTCAAGAAAATAAGAGCTAAGTATTTGATGTACGATTGA
- a CDS encoding sterol desaturase family protein has product MEQLIQYFENIPSSHRSLILVGGITFFWVLEGVVPLFTVRYKKWRHAVPNFFFTLTTILVNFPLAFLLLKTSDWTVANDFGIINWLPAIPLWLYVLIGLMLLDFIGAYLAHWVEHKVKPLWMVHLVHHSDHHVDTTTANRHHPFESLIRYVFTLVGVFLVGAPVGIIMLYQSLSVVLSQFNHANIKLPRKLDRLLSYVLVSPDMHKVHHHYVLPYTDSNYGNIFAIWDRLFGTYMYLDRDSIIYGVDTFPDERENSSISGLLKQPFHKYRRPTTVNRTSNT; this is encoded by the coding sequence ATGGAGCAGTTGATTCAATACTTCGAAAATATTCCTTCTTCACACCGTTCCCTGATATTGGTTGGTGGGATTACTTTTTTTTGGGTTTTGGAAGGTGTTGTTCCCCTCTTTACCGTGAGGTACAAAAAATGGCGGCACGCCGTTCCCAATTTCTTTTTTACCCTAACAACCATCTTGGTCAATTTTCCGTTGGCCTTCTTGCTCCTTAAAACCTCTGATTGGACGGTTGCTAATGATTTTGGGATCATTAATTGGTTGCCGGCAATTCCATTATGGCTTTATGTGTTGATAGGTTTAATGTTGTTGGATTTTATTGGGGCCTATTTGGCCCATTGGGTGGAACATAAGGTAAAACCTTTGTGGATGGTTCATTTGGTACACCATTCCGATCATCATGTAGATACGACCACTGCAAATAGGCACCATCCTTTTGAATCTCTGATTCGCTATGTTTTTACGTTAGTGGGTGTATTTCTGGTGGGCGCGCCCGTTGGGATTATCATGTTATACCAGAGCCTGTCCGTGGTTCTTTCACAGTTCAACCACGCCAATATTAAGTTGCCCCGGAAATTGGATAGACTTTTGAGTTATGTGCTTGTTTCCCCGGACATGCACAAGGTACATCATCACTATGTATTGCCTTATACCGATAGCAATTACGGAAATATATTTGCTATCTGGGACCGATTATTCGGTACGTACATGTACCTGGATAGGGATTCGATTATATACGGGGTGGATACCTTTCCAGATGAAAGGGAGAATTCCAGTATTTCTGGGTTGCTTAAGCAACCCTTTCACAAATACCGAAGGCCCACTACGGTCAATCGTACATCAAATACTTAG
- a CDS encoding YkgJ family cysteine cluster protein, with the protein MDKVLGQLPQMAADKKTENKKFFAKLKKKPPKNLDYIMQELHEAEFERTDCLTCANCCKTTGPLFTNADIERIAKHLRLKPQQFIDTYLRIDEENDYVLQEVPCAFLGPDNYCSIYEVRPKACREFPHTDRKKFQQISHLTLKNVAICPAAFNIVEEMKKRIPV; encoded by the coding sequence ATGGATAAAGTGCTAGGACAACTGCCGCAGATGGCCGCAGATAAAAAGACAGAAAACAAGAAATTTTTTGCCAAATTAAAGAAGAAGCCGCCCAAGAATCTGGATTATATCATGCAGGAACTGCATGAAGCCGAATTTGAGCGGACAGATTGCCTTACCTGTGCCAATTGTTGTAAGACTACGGGACCTTTGTTTACCAACGCCGATATTGAGAGAATTGCAAAACATCTAAGGTTAAAACCGCAACAATTTATTGATACGTATTTACGGATTGATGAGGAAAACGATTATGTGCTGCAAGAGGTTCCCTGTGCCTTTTTGGGTCCTGATAACTATTGTTCCATTTACGAGGTGCGTCCAAAAGCATGCAGGGAGTTTCCTCATACCGACCGTAAAAAGTTTCAACAAATCAGTCACTTGACTTTAAAAAATGTAGCCATTTGCCCGGCAGCCTTTAATATTGTAGAGGAAATGAAGAAGCGGATTCCAGTCTGA
- a CDS encoding class I SAM-dependent methyltransferase, which translates to MSKDILGKALLDYLKLEYTEDIVTQSTLDEADVLPLSYMFRNFEQMPYLEQTALKNCKGTVLDIGCGAGSHSLYLQDKGFLVTGLDKSPGAIEVCKERGLLKTLNNNFLNLRDQKYDTLLMLMNGIGIAGKLKNLDQYLNQMKKLLHSNGQVLLDSSDILYMYESDDEDGGYWIPQDVDYYGEVTFTMSYKNEDSEPFDWLYVDFNTLKRAASFNGFECEMLIQGPNDDYLARLTLM; encoded by the coding sequence TTGTCAAAAGATATTTTGGGCAAGGCTCTTTTGGATTATCTTAAGCTGGAATATACGGAGGACATCGTTACACAATCTACCCTAGATGAGGCAGATGTACTACCGCTTTCCTATATGTTCAGGAACTTTGAGCAAATGCCGTATTTGGAACAAACTGCTTTGAAAAACTGTAAGGGAACGGTACTTGATATAGGTTGCGGAGCAGGAAGTCATAGCCTTTATTTACAGGATAAGGGATTTCTTGTTACTGGTTTGGACAAATCGCCAGGGGCTATTGAAGTATGTAAGGAAAGGGGACTTTTAAAAACATTGAACAATAACTTTTTAAATCTACGGGACCAAAAGTACGATACCCTACTAATGTTGATGAACGGGATTGGAATTGCAGGGAAACTTAAAAATTTGGACCAATACTTGAATCAAATGAAAAAGTTGTTACATTCAAACGGTCAGGTTTTACTGGATTCAAGTGATATTTTGTATATGTACGAGTCGGACGATGAAGATGGGGGCTATTGGATACCACAGGATGTGGACTACTATGGTGAGGTTACCTTCACCATGTCCTATAAAAATGAAGATAGTGAACCTTTTGACTGGTTATACGTAGATTTTAATACCTTAAAGAGAGCCGCCAGTTTTAATGGATTCGAATGCGAAATGCTAATACAAGGTCCAAATGACGACTATTTGGCCCGTTTAACCCTCATGTAA
- a CDS encoding 7-carboxy-7-deazaguanine synthase QueE, with translation MEKKDTMALVDKGLLLPLMEEFYTIQGEGFHKGTAAYFIRVGGCDVGCHWCDVKESWNAETHPPTNIELIVENAAKYSDTIVVTGGEPLTWDMGPLTDRLKSKNLKTHIETSGAYPLTGDWDWICLSPKKNKLPVGRIYDEAHELKVIVYNKHDLIFAEEQAALTNNNCILYLQPEWSVRDKVTPMIVDYVMKNPKWKVSLQTHKYLNIP, from the coding sequence ATGGAAAAAAAGGATACCATGGCGTTGGTGGATAAGGGACTGCTACTCCCGTTGATGGAGGAATTCTACACGATCCAAGGCGAAGGATTTCACAAAGGGACAGCAGCGTATTTCATTCGAGTAGGAGGGTGCGACGTAGGTTGTCATTGGTGTGATGTAAAGGAAAGTTGGAATGCCGAAACGCATCCCCCAACCAATATTGAACTCATTGTTGAAAATGCTGCTAAATACTCGGATACCATTGTGGTTACAGGGGGAGAACCTCTTACTTGGGATATGGGACCGTTAACTGATAGGTTAAAGAGCAAAAACCTTAAAACGCATATTGAGACATCTGGAGCGTATCCGCTAACGGGAGACTGGGACTGGATTTGTCTTTCGCCCAAGAAAAATAAACTCCCGGTAGGCCGAATTTATGATGAGGCACATGAACTTAAAGTCATCGTTTACAATAAACATGATTTGATTTTTGCGGAGGAGCAGGCTGCATTGACCAACAATAATTGTATTCTTTATTTACAGCCAGAATGGAGTGTCCGGGATAAAGTAACGCCTATGATTGTGGATTATGTAATGAAAAATCCAAAATGGAAGGTTTCTTTACAGACGCATAAATATCTAAATATTCCTTAA
- a CDS encoding PQQ-dependent sugar dehydrogenase translates to MLFFISKRRISMLLGLCLVLFSCKSNGEKESHDKEDLVDNYRQDELSVQEGMQLFNMHCASCHDFNADIIGPNLAGVTGKVDKAWLIDFIKNPKKKIEAGDERSVRLYENYGSYMPAFEHFSVDELEALLGFIHKFSEAEIKSKKKRPGAITDPIPEKITQSNLMLVLEELFQVPASADHHPKARINKLAALPSSKGERLFIADLNGILYEVKGSQVNMYLDMAQQLPKFINFPGFGTGLGSFDFHPNFEENGLLYTTHTEPAHTQEADFALPDSLKVGLQWVLTEWKAENPGAIRFKGSKRELLRIDMMGTVHGFQEVSFNPVAKRGDSDYGRLYLCVGDGGAIYANQPQFVGRKDQIWGSVIRIDPLGRNSTNGQYGLPADNPFVGDREGIPEIWAYGFRNPHRISWDAMDAQRMYVSNIGRHSVEEVNLVEKGGNYGWPNREGTFVFDSGANTEVVYPLPKDDEGFAYPIIQYDHDEGNAVSGGYVYHGKLKQLQGKYLFGDIPRGTLFIADVGNVQSGHQATIQKMEFLLNGEATTFDALLGGARVDLRWGMDSKGELYLFTKYDGKVYKLVDCIEGEALSS, encoded by the coding sequence ATGTTATTTTTTATATCAAAAAGGCGGATTTCCATGCTTTTGGGCCTCTGTCTCGTCCTTTTTTCCTGTAAAAGCAATGGCGAAAAGGAGAGTCACGATAAAGAGGACCTAGTGGACAACTACCGGCAAGATGAACTATCCGTGCAGGAGGGTATGCAATTGTTCAATATGCATTGTGCCAGTTGCCATGATTTTAATGCTGATATCATAGGTCCAAATTTGGCTGGTGTTACCGGTAAAGTGGACAAGGCTTGGCTTATCGATTTTATAAAAAACCCCAAGAAAAAAATAGAGGCTGGTGATGAAAGAAGCGTTCGGCTTTACGAAAACTACGGGAGCTATATGCCTGCCTTTGAGCATTTTTCGGTGGATGAATTGGAAGCATTATTGGGGTTTATTCATAAGTTTTCCGAGGCGGAAATAAAGAGTAAAAAGAAAAGGCCAGGGGCCATAACGGACCCCATTCCAGAAAAAATAACCCAGTCTAATCTCATGTTGGTTTTGGAAGAGCTATTTCAAGTGCCTGCCAGTGCAGACCATCACCCTAAGGCCCGTATCAATAAATTGGCGGCCTTGCCTTCCTCTAAGGGGGAACGACTTTTCATTGCGGATCTTAACGGGATTTTATATGAAGTCAAAGGTTCCCAGGTCAACATGTATTTGGATATGGCCCAGCAGTTACCGAAATTCATCAATTTCCCGGGCTTTGGGACGGGTTTGGGCAGTTTTGATTTTCACCCAAATTTTGAGGAAAACGGTCTGCTATATACCACCCATACAGAGCCTGCCCATACACAAGAAGCTGATTTCGCACTGCCAGATAGTCTAAAGGTAGGGCTGCAATGGGTCCTTACCGAATGGAAGGCCGAAAATCCCGGAGCTATACGGTTCAAGGGATCAAAAAGGGAACTACTACGAATAGATATGATGGGTACCGTGCACGGATTTCAAGAGGTTTCCTTCAATCCTGTTGCAAAAAGGGGGGATTCCGATTATGGACGCCTATACCTTTGCGTTGGTGATGGTGGGGCCATATATGCTAATCAGCCCCAATTTGTTGGCCGAAAGGACCAAATATGGGGATCGGTGATTCGTATAGACCCCTTGGGAAGAAACAGCACCAATGGTCAATACGGACTTCCAGCAGACAATCCTTTTGTTGGGGATAGGGAAGGAATCCCCGAAATATGGGCTTACGGATTTAGGAATCCCCATCGGATTTCTTGGGATGCTATGGATGCGCAACGAATGTATGTTTCCAACATAGGCAGACATAGTGTTGAGGAAGTGAACCTTGTGGAAAAAGGGGGTAATTACGGTTGGCCGAACAGGGAGGGTACCTTTGTATTTGATTCCGGTGCCAATACCGAGGTTGTCTATCCGCTACCCAAAGATGACGAGGGCTTTGCCTATCCCATCATACAATATGACCATGACGAGGGCAATGCGGTTTCCGGAGGCTATGTGTATCATGGAAAGTTAAAACAATTGCAAGGCAAATACCTCTTTGGGGATATTCCACGCGGCACCCTTTTTATCGCGGATGTAGGTAATGTACAAAGTGGCCATCAGGCAACCATCCAAAAAATGGAATTTCTCCTTAACGGAGAGGCCACTACCTTTGATGCCTTGTTGGGCGGCGCCCGGGTAGACCTTAGATGGGGCATGGACAGCAAGGGCGAGCTCTATCTTTTCACCAAATATGACGGCAAGGTCTACAAGTTGGTGGATTGCATTGAAGGAGAAGCCCTTTCATCCTAA